From one Parambassis ranga chromosome 5, fParRan2.1, whole genome shotgun sequence genomic stretch:
- the draxina gene encoding draxin has translation MALCWSLLLAALFATLALSHSAEPGAPHGKRRQAQSSAGGSNTLQYPPQGPQGHGYSREQGGHGGQRARAAKGGKGGAGLLSHRPPHPLARPEDDGMGLEGLSPVRLEMGPGRDRDRGRVKGAAQVWDNHLLGTRKGRGHGHGNGHKHHFEHRRQGGRRDKGRHRKGFPPEPELSSMVRDTDVFEDPPFSSATSPSLSMTPPSEPPSPIIGAFGSGSSMVTTVMNEHPPTLPPASTKPQRSGRGKGQGEVMPTLDMTLFDWTDYEDMKPADNWPSSRKKDKRRSKNLSSGNVTADADAVEPCDHHLDCLPGSCCDLRQHECKPHNRGLNNKCYDDCMCEEGFRCYAKFHRKRRVTRRRGRCVVPESVSSDQGGFITI, from the exons ATGGCTCTCTGCTGGAGTCTGCTGCTGGCGGCCCTCTTTGCCACCTTGGCACTGTCACACAGTGCCGAGCCAGGAGCTCCTCATGGCAAAAGGAGACAGGCACAGAGCTCAGCAGGTGGCAGCAATACCCTGCAGTACCCTCCACAAGGTCCACAGGGTCACGGTTACAGCAGGGAACAGGGAGGTCATGGGGGCCAGAGGGCCCGTGCTGCCAAAGGTGGAAAAGGTGGAGCCGGACTGCTCTCTCACAGGCCCCCACACCCTCTGGCCAGGCCTGAAGATGACGGAATGGGCCTGGAAGGACTGAGTCCTGTTAGACTGGAGATGGGCCCGGgaagggacagagacagaggtcgAGTGAAAGGTGCAGCCCAGGTCTGGGACAACCACCTTCTGGGGACACGCAAGGGACGAGGACATGGACACGGGAATGGACACAAGCACCATTTTGAGCACAGGAGACAAGGTGGCCGACGTGACAAGGGGCGACACAGAAAAG GGTTTCCTCCGGAGCCTGAGCTGAGCTCCATGGTGAGGGACACAGATGTGTTCGAGGATCCTCCCTTCTCTTCTGccacctccccctctctcaGCATGACCCCACCCAGTGAACCTCCCTCCCCCATCATCGGCGCCTTTGGCTCTGGCTCTTCCATGGTTACCACGGTGATGAACGAGCATCCCCCAACGCTGCCCCCGGCCTCCACCAAACCCCAG aGGTCTGGACGAGGAAAAGGACAAGGGGAGGTGATGCCAACGTTGGACATGACGCTCTTTGACTGGACAGACTATGAGGACATGAAACCTGCAGACAACTGGCCATCTTCCAGGAAGAAAG ACAAGAGGCGGAGTAAGAACCTCAGCAGTGGGAATGTGACTGCAGATGCTGATGCAGTCGAGCCATGCGACCACCACCTGGATTGTCTCCCAG GTTCTTGTTGTGACCTGAGGCAACACGAGTGTAAACCTCACAACAGAGGCCTCAACAACAAATGTTACGACGACTGCATGTGTGAGGAGG